The genomic DNA GTCGCCTGGTTGTAGAAGATCCGGCCGAAGTGGTCGCGGTCCGGGAACACCTCATCCTGGCGCGGCAGGAATGCGCCCCCGGAATCCACCAGGTAGATACACGGGAGGCCGTTCTGCGCGGCGATCTCCTGCGCCCGCAGGTGCTTCTTCACCGTCATCGGGTAATAAGTGCCGCCTTTGACCGTCGCGTCGTTGGCGACGATCATGCACTCACGCCCCGAGACCCGGCCGATCCCCGCGATCATGCCCGCCCCGGGACATTCGTTGTCGTACATTCCGTCGGCGGCCAGCGGCGCAATCTCGAGCAACGGGCTACCGGGATCCAGCAGACCGTCCACCCGGTCGCGTGGCAGCAGTTTCCCGCGCGCGACGTGCCGTTCGCGGGACTTCTCCGGACCGCCCCGCGCAGCGGCGACCAGCTTCCCCCGCAGCTGAGCCACCAGCTCCAGATGCTGTTCGCGGTCGGACTGCTGTTGGCGATCGGACAGCACCGGGGTCATACCCACCTCATCACCATTTCAGTTAATGACGAATAACTGATGGTATGTTAATCGGAACTAACTGAATCTGTCCAGCGACGACCCAGGAGGATGCGGTGGCGACCCCGAACACCACCCGCCGAAGCCAGGCGAAGTCCGACCGGCGCTCATTGCTGCTGAAGGCGGCGGAGCGGCAGTTCGCCGAACGCGGCTTCCTCAGCGTGCGACTGGAGGACATCGGCGCCGCGGCGGACGTCAGCGGACCCGCAATCTATCGGCACTTCCCCAACAAGGAGGCCATGCTGGTCGAATTGCTGGTGGGCATCAGCGCGCGACTGCACGAGGGGGGTCGAGCGGTGGTGGCGGCCGCGCCCGATCCTGACGCGGCATTGGCGGGACTGATCGACTTCCATCTGGATTTTGCCTTGGCCGAACCGGACCTGATCCGGATCCAGGACCGCGACCTGAGTCAACTGCCGCAGGCCGCCTTACGCCAGGTGCGCCGCAGCCAGCGCGAATATGTCGAGGTGTGGGTCGGGGCCTTGCGCCGGGTGCACGCCGGCCTGCCCGAAGCGGATGCGCGGCTGATGGCTCACGCGACCTTCGGACTGATCAACTCGACCCCATACAGCACGAAGCCGGCCGGGTCAGACCCGGCCGGCTCCAAACCGCACGCACGTGCGGTGCTTCGCGCTATGAGCGTCGCCGCACTCCGATGGGCGGACGACTCCCGCTAGACGCGGTGGTTAATACCAGGCTTTCCGCCCGGCGACGGGACGGCCCACGGCTCCCAGGATCCAGAAGACGGCGCCGATCACCAGCAGAATGATGCCGATGGTCCACAGGATGCTGATGTTGAGCACGAAGCCCAGAATGAGCAGGATTGCTCCGAGGACGATCATGTTTCCTACCTTTCAATGAACTGATTCTCCGAGCAGGGGTCTAAGCGCTGGGTTGCGGCAAATTGCAGCTCTCCACCGCCGGGTTGACACCTGCGTAATTCAGCGGACCCACGACAACCGTGAGCGCAATGGAACCCGCTGTCGCGCAGTTGGTTTCAGTGCTTTCGAAGTACCCCCGCTGGAACGCGGCGAACACTCCGATCAGGAGCCAAACCAGAACAATCACGCCGAGCAGACCGCCGCGTCGCATCCGAGCCTCCGTTCGACATCCTCACTACCTGGCGGAGGAAGGTTTACCCATGCGCAAAATCCCCAAACATGACGTTTTGGTGGCGTTTTGGCAGAGGGCTGTGATCTCTGCGCGTGGGCTAGTAAGAACCGGTGAAGGCGCTGTGCAGCCACTCGCACACGGCATTGGCCAGGGCGGCCCGGTTCTCCCGTTTGGCGATCTCATGTCCGTCGTCCTCGAACACCAGGTAGCGCACCGTGCGGCCCCGCTCCCGCAACGCCTGGGCCATCTGATCCGACTCCCCCACCGGCACATTGGTGTCGTTGCCGCCGTGCACCAGCAGCAGCGGGGCGGTCAGCGCATCCACCCGCAGCAGCGGTGACAGCCGGTCCAGCAGGTCCCGGTCACTGATCGGATGGCCGTACTTCGGGTAGGCCGCAGCGGCGATCCAGGCCTCGGTATTACGGTAAAACGTGCTCAGGTCACTCATCCCGCAGATACTGACACCGGCGGCGAACAGCTCCGGGTGGAAGGTCAGTGCCGCCAGGGTCAGGTAACCCCCGTAGGACCATCCGCCCACCGCGATGCAGGAGGGCTCGGCGTGCCCGCCGGACACCAGATGGTGTGCACAGTCGGCCACATCATCGATGGCAGCGAACCGTCGTTCCCGGTCGTCGGCGTGCATGAACGACCGGCCGAAGCCGCCGGAGCCCCGAACGTTGGGCGTCAGCACCGTGATACCGGCGTTGAGCAGCTGCGGGAAGACCTCGCTGTACCCGGGGCGGGACTGGCCTTCCGGCCCGCCGTGCAGGTAGATCAGCGCACCGACACTGTCGACCCCCGGCGGCGGTGTGTAACGCCACGCGGTGAAGGTCATCCCGTCCCGAGCGGTGATGGTGTCCAGGGTCGGCGCTGAGGCCACCGGCCCGGACATGGGCACCCGGTCCACCGGCTCCCACTCCAGCGTCCTGGTGTCCACGAGCTCGACAGTGCTTGGTTGCCAGGGACTCTCGACCGTCATGGCGACCATGGAACCGCCCGCACTGATCGACAGCTCACTGGCCACCAGGCCGGGCAGCGGGATGGGCGGCGAGAGCGTGTAGTCGCTGTAACGCAGGATCTGCAACTCGCTGCAGCCGTTGATGTTCCACAGGATCGCCACGGTGGAGAGGTCATCGCTGACCACGAACTCGTCGAGCTCGAAACCGGGTTTCTCGGCGACCACGTGGTAGGTCACGCCACCCTCGGTGACGGTGACCTCGAGCAGGCGAGCGTGGTCGGTGCCGTTGTCGGACCGGATGAGTGCGCGGACGAACCCTTCGGTGCTGTTGAGCCCGTAGGCCGAGGCCGGTTGGTACAGCTCGGAGAGCTCACCTTCGGCGCCCGCACGCAGCCGGCGGGGGCTGTGGTCGTCGAGAATCACGCCCATGTCCGTCACCGAGCCGGGATCGTATGGCAGCAGGGAGATCTCGGTGAGACCGCGCAACATCAGCAGCTCGCGGTACCCGCGCGGGCCCACCCGCACCAGGGCGGCGCCGGCCCACGAGTCGACCAGGCGGCCCGCCGACCGCCGGTCCAAGACGATGCGGTTGCCGGTGGCCGGGTCGATCAGACAGGATTCACCCACGCCGTCCTGGCCGGTGAGGATGGCGGCCACCTGGGTGCCGTCCCAGCCGATCAGCTCCGCGGTGGCGTCGTCGGTGTCCGAACCGAGGCCGTCGATGCGCCGCGCGTCGCGGTCGTCGGGGTCGGTGGTGACCACCCAGATCTGGGTGCGCGACGCTCCTTCGGGAGCCACCTCGCAGGCCAACCAGTGACCATCTGCAGAGTGCATGACCCGGGTG from Mycolicibacterium tokaiense includes the following:
- a CDS encoding SACE_7040 family transcriptional regulator; the protein is MATPNTTRRSQAKSDRRSLLLKAAERQFAERGFLSVRLEDIGAAADVSGPAIYRHFPNKEAMLVELLVGISARLHEGGRAVVAAAPDPDAALAGLIDFHLDFALAEPDLIRIQDRDLSQLPQAALRQVRRSQREYVEVWVGALRRVHAGLPEADARLMAHATFGLINSTPYSTKPAGSDPAGSKPHARAVLRAMSVAALRWADDSR
- a CDS encoding zinc metallopeptidase encodes the protein MIVLGAILLILGFVLNISILWTIGIILLVIGAVFWILGAVGRPVAGRKAWY
- a CDS encoding alpha/beta hydrolase family protein, which encodes MGPRVRAIYGASLSPDGTAFAHIVDDGGYPRAVQRFLRGWRASSSRDVELPVDGPVTRVMHSADGHWLACEVAPEGASRTQIWVVTTDPDDRDARRIDGLGSDTDDATAELIGWDGTQVAAILTGQDGVGESCLIDPATGNRIVLDRRSAGRLVDSWAGAALVRVGPRGYRELLMLRGLTEISLLPYDPGSVTDMGVILDDHSPRRLRAGAEGELSELYQPASAYGLNSTEGFVRALIRSDNGTDHARLLEVTVTEGGVTYHVVAEKPGFELDEFVVSDDLSTVAILWNINGCSELQILRYSDYTLSPPIPLPGLVASELSISAGGSMVAMTVESPWQPSTVELVDTRTLEWEPVDRVPMSGPVASAPTLDTITARDGMTFTAWRYTPPPGVDSVGALIYLHGGPEGQSRPGYSEVFPQLLNAGITVLTPNVRGSGGFGRSFMHADDRERRFAAIDDVADCAHHLVSGGHAEPSCIAVGGWSYGGYLTLAALTFHPELFAAGVSICGMSDLSTFYRNTEAWIAAAAYPKYGHPISDRDLLDRLSPLLRVDALTAPLLLVHGGNDTNVPVGESDQMAQALRERGRTVRYLVFEDDGHEIAKRENRAALANAVCEWLHSAFTGSY